DNA sequence from the Caulobacter segnis genome:
GTGACGATGACCCGCGCGCCCGGACGCTCGCGGCGGGCCTTGCGGATCGCCTGGCGGGCCTGGCGCACGGCCTCGTTGGTCACGGCGCAGGTGTTGAACACCACCGCGTCGGCCAGGCCGTCGGCGGCGGCGCGGGCGCGGATGGCCTCGCTCTCGTAGGCGTTCAGGCGGCAGCCGAAGGTGACGACGTCGACGCCGTCCGGACCGGACATGGTCGTCGCCGGCCCGCCCTCCTCGCCGACTTCAGGCTTGGGCTTCGCGGTCGCCTTGATGACGGTGTAGGTTCCCATGGCTCAAGCCGCCACGGCCTCCGGCAGCTTGCCGGCGTATTCCATGGTGATCGGACCGGTCATGATCACGTGGCCGTCGCTCTCGCGCCACTCGATGACCAGCGACCCGCTCTCGAACTCGACCTTGGCCTTGCGGTCGGTCAGGCCGCGCCGCACGGCGGCGACCTGGGCGGCGCAGGCGCCAGTGCCGCAGGCGGCGGTCAGGCCCGCGCCGCGCTCCCAGACCTTCAGCCGGATATGGTCGCGGCTCTCGACATGCGCGAAACCGACATTGACGCCCTCGGGAAACAGCGGGTGGTGCTCGACCAGGCTGCCGGTCTTGGTGGCGAACGCGTCCGTGACCGGCGCGTCGACGAAGAACACGACGTGCGGATTGCCCATAGAGACGCAGACCGGCGTATGGACCAGCGGCGCGTCGATCGGACCGACCTGCAGCTCGACCCGGGCGGTGTCCATCTCTTCCGACAGCGGGATCTCTTTCCAGTCCAGGCCCGGCTGACCCATGTCGACCGTGACCAGCTTGTCGCCGGCGGCCACGCCCGAAAGGCGGCCCGCGACGGTGTCGAAGGCCACGGCCTCCTTGCCGGCCGACTGCATCAGCAGCCACGCCACGCAGCGGGTGCCGTTGCCGCAGGCGCCGGTCTCCTCGCCGTCCGAATTCCAGAACCGCACATAGGCCGACGCGCCCTCCGCCTTCGGAGGGTCGATGGCGATGACCTGGTCGCAGCCGACACCGCCGTCCCCACGTTTGGCGATCGCGCGGATCTCCTCAGGGGTCGGTTCGAAGCTCTGGGTGGCGGTCTCGATGACGACGAAGTCGTTGCCGAGCCCGTTCATCTTCAGGAAGGTGCGGCTCATGACGCGGCTATATAGTGGAAAGCGGCGCAAAATGCACCGCGACGATATGGGCCCACACAGGGCGGAGACCCGATGAGCCAGGACGAACACGAAGGCCTTCGTCTTCGCGCCCGCCTGCGGGCCCTGTACCACGGGGCCTCGCCGGCGGCGGTGCGGTTCCGTTACGCCGTCATCCTGATCGACCTGGCGATCATCGCCTTCTTCATCGCCGCGCCGCTGATGCAGCGTCACGGCGTGACCTTCTACCTGATCGACTACGGCGTAGCGGCCTTCCTGGGCCTGGACCTGGCCGCGCGGGCGCTCGCCCACGGCGACATCCGGTCCTGGCTGAAGAAGCCGATCGTCTGGCTGGACCTGTTCGTCCTGGCCACCCTGCTGTTCCCGGCCTGGCTGTTCAATTTCGGCTTCCTGCGGGTGCTGCGCCTGTGGACCCTGATCCACAGCGAGTTCTTCTGGCGCACGGTCGCACGGCGCTACGACGACACCCGGGTCGAGGACATCACCCGCGCCGCCAGCTCGCTGCTGACCTTCGTCTTCGTGGTCACCGGCTTCGTCTATACGAGCTTCGTCGGCCGGCACGACGGCATCTCCGGCTATGTCGACGCCCTGTATTTCACCGTCACCAGCCTGACGACCACCGGCTATGGCGACGTCACCCTGCCGGGCGCCTGGGGCAAGCTCCTGTCGATGGCGGTGATGCTGGGCGGGGTGTCGCTGTTCATCGGCCTGATCCAGTCGATCCTGCGGCCGCACAAGGTGATCTATCAGTGCCACGCCTGCGGCCTGCGCCGGCACGATCCCGACGCCGTCCACTGCAAGGCGTGCGGCGTTCTGCTGAACATTCCCGACGACGGGGTCTGACACGTACTCAAGCGCGCTGGCGCGGGTCGGGATTTGCATTACCGTCGGCCGCAGCCCCTGTCGCGACCGTCGCTGGATGCCTAGATGCGTAAGCGCCTTCTCGCCCTCCTCGTCACCTCCATCCTTGTTTCCGCGAGCCTGATGACCCTCGACCCCGCGATCGCCGCCGAAGCCCGCACGCCGCTCTCCGAACTGGGCAAGGACGACCCCTACATCTGGATGGAAGAGATCGAGGGGCCCCGCGCCCTCGACTGGGCCAAGGCCCAGAACGCCAGGAGCCTGCCGGTGCTGCAGGGCGATCCCCGCTACGCCGACCTGGAGGCCAAGGCCCTGGCCATCCTGAACGCCAAGGACCGGGTGCCGGGGGTCTCGTTCGCCGGCGACGGCTCCCTGCGCAACTTCTGGCAGGACAAGGACCATGTCCGGGGGATCTGGCGGAAAACCACGCTGGACAGCTACCGCGCGGCCGAGCCGACCTGGGAAACGATCCTCGACATCGACGCCCTATCCGAGGCCGAGAACGCCAACTGGGTGTTCAAGGGCGCAAGCTGCCTGCCGCCGGACGAGACGCGCTGCCTGGTCACGCTGTCCAACGGCGGCAAGGACGCCGTCACGGTCCGGGAGTTCGACACCACCACCAAGTCGTTTGTCCCCGGCGGCTTCGTGCTGCCCGAGGGCAAGCAGAACTACAGCTGGCTGGACAAGGACACCCTGCTGGTTGGCCGCGAATGGACCCCGGGCGAGCTGACCGAATCCGGCTACGCCTATGTTCTGAAGACTCTCAAGCGCGGCCAGGCCCTGGGCCAGGCGGTCGAGGTCTATCGCGGCCAGAAGACCGACGTCTCGGTCAGTCCCTTCGTTCTGCGCGACAGCGACGGCCAGGTCGTGGCCGTGTTGGCCCACCGGGGGGTGACCTTCTTCGAGAGCGAGACCTACCTGCTGGAAGGTTCCAAGCCGGTGAAGCTCGACCTGCCGCTCAAGAACTCGATCCAGGGCTATGTCGCCGGCCAGATGGTCGTGCTGATGGAGCAGGACTGGAAAGGCTTCAAGACCGGCGACCTGGTCAGCTTCGACCTGGCCCAGCTCAAGGCCGCGCCAGACAAGGCCTTGGCGACCCTGGTGCTGCGCCCGACGGCGCGCCAGTCGATCGAAGAGGTCACCACCACCCGCACCAAGCTGGTCGTCGGCCTGCTGGACAGCGTCAAGGGCGCGGCCAAGGTTCTGACCCATGGCGACAGGGGCTGGACCGTCCAGAGCCTGGACCTGCCAGCCAACAGCGCCATCGGCCTGGGCTCCTCGGCCGAGACCGACGAGCGGCTGTTCATCACCGTCACCGGCTATCTGGCGCCGACCACCTACTGGCTGGTCGACGCCGGGACGCTGAAGCTGGAGCAGATCAAGGCCTCGCCGGACCGCTTCGACGCCTCGACCCACGTGGTCGAGCAATTCGAAGCCACCTCGTCGGACGGGGTGAAGATCCCCTACTTCGTCGTGCGGCCCAAGGGCGTGAAATACGACGGCTCGGCCCCCACCCTGCTCTACGCCTATGGCGGGTTCCAGGTGTCGATGACTCCGGCCTATTCGGGGGTGATGGGCAAGCTGTGGCTGGAGCGCGGCGGGACCTATGTCGTCGCCAACATCCGCGGCGGCGGCGAGTTCGGCCCGGCCTGGCACGAGGCGGCCCTGAAGGCGAACCGCCAGAAGGCCTATGACGACTTCTTCGCCGTCTCCCAGGACCTGATCACCCGCAAGATCACCTCGCCACGGCGCCTTGGGATCATGGGCGGCAGCAATGGCGGCCTGCTGATGGGGGTCGCCCTGACCCAGCGGCCCGAGCTCTACAACGCCATCGTCGTGCAGGTGCCGCTGTTCGACATGATCCGCTACAGCCAGATCGGGGCGGGCGCCTCGTGGGTGGGCGAGTATGGCGACCCGGCCATACCCTCCGAGCGGGCGGTGATCGCCAAGTATGACCCGTACTCAAACCTGAAGGCCGGCCAGAAATATCCCGAGGTCTTCATCGAGACCTCGACCAAGGACGACCGCGTCCATCCGGCCCACGCCCGCAAGGCGGCGGCGCGGCTGGAGGATCTCGGCTATCCGGTGCTCTATTACGAGAACGTCGACGGCGGCCACGCGGCCAGCGCCAACCTGGCCGAGACGGCCCGGCGCCAGGCGCTGGAATACACCTACCTGACCCGCAGGCTGATGGACTGAGCCGAGAGTGCGTTAGGGTTAGGCGTAAGCGGCTAGCCCGCCCGAACGCGCTCTAAATGTTTGAAGTTAAAGCCTGTTTATCTGGCTTAGATGGTTCCGTCTAAACCAGACAGGCTCTAGGGGATCAGTGGACCGCGTTGATCCGCATGGCGCGCGGGTCCACGGTCCCGGCGGCCCATGCTCGAGTCCAACCGTATTTCAGCTCGCCCTCGCGGAAGGCGAAGCGATCGAGGTGCTTGGCCACCACGTCCTCCAGGCGGGCCAGGCCCTCCAGGTCGGCGGCCTCGACGGTGATGTCCAGGCCGTCGGCATGGGCGACCATGCGGCAGGTCCCCAGCGGCAACGGGAACAAGGCCGAGGTCTCGTCGTACGTGACCTCGAACTTGTGGCTCCAGTGCTTGGCCAATTGGATCATATAGCGGGCCGCCTTGTCGGTGGCGACGCGGGCATGGCTTTCCATGGTCGTCCCTCCTTTCGGCTCTAGATCGCTTCGATCGCCTGGGCGGCGTCATCCAGGACCTTGGCGACCGCGGCGATCTGTTCCGCCGTCAGTTGGCCGTGGAGCTTCAGGCGCAGCGCGGTCTTGACGTTCTCGCGGGCTCGCAGGATCTGCGGCGAGAAGGCGGCGCTGGCGGAAGCCGCCTCGGCCATGCGCTCGAACAGCGAGCGGACCGGCGCGTCGTTGCTGGCCAGGAAGGCCTCGCCCTCGGCGGTGATCGTGTAGAGCTTCTTGCCGCCGCCGGCGTCGCTGGCGGTGACGTAGCCCAGTTCTTCCAGCAGGGTCAGGGTCGGGTAGACCACGCCGGGGCTGGGGCTGTAGGCGCCGCCGGCCGCCGTTTCGATCGCCTTGATCAGCTCGTAGCCGTGGCTGGGCTTCTCGGCGATCAGCTTGAGGACCACGAAGCGCAGGTCGCCGTGGTCGAAGAACCGGCCCATGCGGCCGCCTCGGCCACGGGGTCCACCGCGATGCTCGCCATGGAAGCCGAACGG
Encoded proteins:
- the dapF gene encoding diaminopimelate epimerase translates to MSRTFLKMNGLGNDFVVIETATQSFEPTPEEIRAIAKRGDGGVGCDQVIAIDPPKAEGASAYVRFWNSDGEETGACGNGTRCVAWLLMQSAGKEAVAFDTVAGRLSGVAAGDKLVTVDMGQPGLDWKEIPLSEEMDTARVELQVGPIDAPLVHTPVCVSMGNPHVVFFVDAPVTDAFATKTGSLVEHHPLFPEGVNVGFAHVESRDHIRLKVWERGAGLTAACGTGACAAQVAAVRRGLTDRKAKVEFESGSLVIEWRESDGHVIMTGPITMEYAGKLPEAVAA
- a CDS encoding potassium channel family protein; protein product: MSQDEHEGLRLRARLRALYHGASPAAVRFRYAVILIDLAIIAFFIAAPLMQRHGVTFYLIDYGVAAFLGLDLAARALAHGDIRSWLKKPIVWLDLFVLATLLFPAWLFNFGFLRVLRLWTLIHSEFFWRTVARRYDDTRVEDITRAASSLLTFVFVVTGFVYTSFVGRHDGISGYVDALYFTVTSLTTTGYGDVTLPGAWGKLLSMAVMLGGVSLFIGLIQSILRPHKVIYQCHACGLRRHDPDAVHCKACGVLLNIPDDGV
- a CDS encoding prolyl oligopeptidase family serine peptidase — protein: MRKRLLALLVTSILVSASLMTLDPAIAAEARTPLSELGKDDPYIWMEEIEGPRALDWAKAQNARSLPVLQGDPRYADLEAKALAILNAKDRVPGVSFAGDGSLRNFWQDKDHVRGIWRKTTLDSYRAAEPTWETILDIDALSEAENANWVFKGASCLPPDETRCLVTLSNGGKDAVTVREFDTTTKSFVPGGFVLPEGKQNYSWLDKDTLLVGREWTPGELTESGYAYVLKTLKRGQALGQAVEVYRGQKTDVSVSPFVLRDSDGQVVAVLAHRGVTFFESETYLLEGSKPVKLDLPLKNSIQGYVAGQMVVLMEQDWKGFKTGDLVSFDLAQLKAAPDKALATLVLRPTARQSIEEVTTTRTKLVVGLLDSVKGAAKVLTHGDRGWTVQSLDLPANSAIGLGSSAETDERLFITVTGYLAPTTYWLVDAGTLKLEQIKASPDRFDASTHVVEQFEATSSDGVKIPYFVVRPKGVKYDGSAPTLLYAYGGFQVSMTPAYSGVMGKLWLERGGTYVVANIRGGGEFGPAWHEAALKANRQKAYDDFFAVSQDLITRKITSPRRLGIMGGSNGGLLMGVALTQRPELYNAIVVQVPLFDMIRYSQIGAGASWVGEYGDPAIPSERAVIAKYDPYSNLKAGQKYPEVFIETSTKDDRVHPAHARKAAARLEDLGYPVLYYENVDGGHAASANLAETARRQALEYTYLTRRLMD
- a CDS encoding DUF2218 domain-containing protein, whose product is MESHARVATDKAARYMIQLAKHWSHKFEVTYDETSALFPLPLGTCRMVAHADGLDITVEAADLEGLARLEDVVAKHLDRFAFREGELKYGWTRAWAAGTVDPRAMRINAVH
- a CDS encoding PadR family transcriptional regulator, translated to MFGRHQHHHRGHWRGHGDEHHGRHPFGFHGEHRGGPRGRGGRMGRFFDHGDLRFVVLKLIAEKPSHGYELIKAIETAAGGAYSPSPGVVYPTLTLLEELGYVTASDAGGGKKLYTITAEGEAFLASNDAPVRSLFERMAEAASASAAFSPQILRARENVKTALRLKLHGQLTAEQIAAVAKVLDDAAQAIEAI